From Halobacillus sp. Marseille-Q1614, the proteins below share one genomic window:
- a CDS encoding galactitol-specific PTS transporter subunit IIC, which translates to MQGFVDFIQGFLDLGATVILPVAIFLLGLLFGQKPGKAFRSGLTIGVAFVGIFLVVDLLVNNLGPAAQGMVDRLGVELNVIDVGWPATSSIAWASVVAAFIIPLGLVVNVIMLVTKTTKTMNVDIWNYWHYTFMAAMVYAVSGSIVQGLIAAVLFQIVCLKVADWTAPMVSEFYELPGVSIATGSTISYAPGIFLVNLLQKVPVINKWNADPDTIQKRFGIFGESIFIGLFLGAAIGILAGYSTGDVIEIGMAMAAVMVLMPRMVKILMEGLMPVSESAREWLSKKFGDREIYIGLDAAVALGHPAVISTALILVPITVVLAVILPGNALLPFGDLATIPFIVAFIVGGAKGNIVHSVIVGTIMIALSLYLATDVAPIFTEMAVNADFNMPEGSARISSIDQGGNLVNWVIYKVFALFN; encoded by the coding sequence ATGCAAGGTTTTGTCGATTTTATCCAGGGATTCCTTGACCTCGGGGCAACGGTAATCCTGCCTGTAGCGATTTTCCTATTAGGACTGTTGTTTGGGCAGAAGCCGGGAAAAGCCTTCCGCTCTGGCCTTACGATCGGAGTAGCTTTTGTAGGGATCTTTTTAGTAGTAGATTTGCTTGTAAATAACTTAGGACCTGCTGCCCAGGGAATGGTGGACCGCTTAGGAGTAGAATTAAATGTTATTGATGTAGGCTGGCCGGCGACTTCATCTATTGCCTGGGCCTCTGTAGTGGCTGCTTTCATTATTCCGTTAGGTCTTGTCGTAAACGTAATTATGCTCGTTACGAAAACAACGAAAACAATGAATGTGGATATCTGGAACTACTGGCACTACACATTTATGGCAGCGATGGTATATGCCGTTTCAGGAAGTATTGTGCAAGGGTTAATAGCTGCTGTTCTTTTCCAGATTGTCTGTCTGAAGGTAGCTGACTGGACAGCGCCAATGGTCAGTGAGTTTTATGAACTGCCAGGGGTTTCAATTGCGACTGGAAGTACAATCTCATATGCACCGGGAATATTTTTAGTCAACCTTTTACAGAAGGTACCTGTTATTAATAAATGGAATGCTGATCCAGACACTATTCAAAAACGATTCGGGATTTTTGGGGAATCCATCTTCATCGGGCTATTTTTAGGAGCAGCGATCGGTATTCTGGCAGGATACAGTACTGGCGATGTCATCGAGATTGGAATGGCGATGGCGGCAGTTATGGTGTTAATGCCGAGAATGGTAAAAATCCTGATGGAGGGACTAATGCCGGTTTCAGAGTCTGCTCGTGAATGGTTATCGAAGAAATTCGGTGACCGGGAGATCTATATCGGACTTGATGCTGCTGTAGCCCTGGGGCACCCCGCCGTTATCTCTACCGCACTCATCCTCGTTCCGATTACCGTAGTGCTGGCTGTCATCCTGCCAGGAAACGCACTGCTACCTTTCGGTGATTTGGCGACGATTCCTTTCATTGTTGCCTTTATTGTAGGCGGCGCAAAAGGAAACATTGTCCATTCAGTCATTGTAGGAACCATCATGATTGCTCTCTCTTTATACCTGGCTACAGATGTTGCCCCGATATTTACAGAAATGGCTGTAAACGCGGACTTCAACATGCCGGAAGGCTCGGCAAGAATTTCGAGTATCGACCAGGGCGGTAATTTAGTCAACTGGGTGATCTACAAAGTTTTTGCATTATTTAACTAG
- a CDS encoding PTS sugar transporter subunit IIA yields MSELYFNESMILLDLNVKTKEEALTAMGQNLVEKKLVKETFTEAILQREKEFATGLPTAGVSVAIPHTDVEHVNQKTISIAVLRHPVHFGVMGDESETTAVKVIFLLAMDEAHSQLSLLQKLMQLFQNEETLNSLASANDKQEIKKLVEEKLSFSNIKEEF; encoded by the coding sequence ATGAGTGAATTATATTTTAATGAATCTATGATTCTATTAGATTTAAACGTTAAGACAAAAGAAGAAGCTCTGACAGCAATGGGGCAAAATTTAGTAGAGAAAAAGCTTGTAAAAGAAACATTTACAGAGGCTATCCTGCAGCGCGAGAAAGAATTTGCGACTGGCCTGCCGACCGCGGGTGTATCTGTGGCTATTCCGCATACAGATGTGGAGCACGTAAATCAGAAAACGATAAGTATCGCGGTATTACGGCACCCTGTTCATTTCGGAGTCATGGGGGATGAAAGTGAAACGACAGCAGTTAAAGTAATTTTCTTATTGGCAATGGATGAAGCCCATTCTCAATTGTCTTTACTGCAAAAACTGATGCAGCTGTTTCAAAATGAGGAAACGCTGAACAGTCTGGCATCTGCAAACGACAAACAGGAAATAAAAAAACTGGTAGAAGAAAAATTAAGCTTTTCAAATATTAAGGAGGAATTTTAA
- a CDS encoding AimR family lysis-lysogeny pheromone receptor gives MGCHSVIEPSPITKIQINFVSNIYSYYYQSLKKHSKMKASTLTRDYCMKHEPKSFEDQLAYLEFLYTNDYVEEVNKLLNFSFIENKAAWLYNLLIKRKHRLLTKEDVEMLECMSFEHPSLHCLHMFTIVYGYYDIKQYTGFDKYIELCEAALRNVNEPLFYYFMKLRFDEIAFQHYWKTDNKLLAQKYAYKYVNKVLPGRQLSKMYHHLALCNLYEGYSTSISHAERALNIAKEHSLTTSISSIENHTIPFISAFHGITANVKTTDPTETAHLALANHDYKTAYGILSEIKNPTPFQETYLGAASHDHELLLNAHRRFKYDLGDHFFAKVPLIYLKKYKKSAY, from the coding sequence GCGTAATTGAGCCAAGTCCCATTACCAAAATTCAAATAAATTTTGTATCAAACATTTATTCATATTACTACCAGTCTTTAAAAAAGCATTCAAAAATGAAGGCTTCTACACTCACACGCGATTATTGCATGAAGCATGAACCTAAGAGTTTTGAAGATCAGCTAGCTTATCTGGAGTTTTTATATACTAATGATTACGTTGAAGAAGTGAATAAGCTGCTTAACTTCAGTTTTATTGAGAATAAAGCTGCCTGGCTGTACAACCTGCTCATCAAGCGCAAACATCGCCTGTTGACAAAAGAAGATGTAGAGATGCTTGAGTGCATGTCCTTTGAACACCCTTCGCTGCACTGTCTCCATATGTTTACTATTGTTTACGGCTACTATGATATAAAACAGTACACAGGTTTTGATAAGTATATCGAATTGTGTGAAGCTGCTCTAAGAAATGTAAATGAACCGCTCTTTTATTATTTTATGAAGCTTCGTTTCGATGAAATTGCTTTTCAGCATTATTGGAAAACCGATAATAAGCTCCTTGCTCAAAAATATGCTTATAAATACGTTAATAAAGTCCTTCCAGGCCGGCAATTAAGTAAGATGTATCATCATCTCGCCTTATGCAATTTATATGAAGGGTACAGCACCTCAATAAGTCATGCAGAAAGGGCTTTAAATATTGCAAAAGAACATTCTTTAACAACATCTATTTCATCGATCGAAAACCACACTATCCCCTTCATCAGTGCGTTTCATGGAATAACAGCAAACGTAAAGACAACAGATCCGACTGAAACCGCCCACCTGGCCTTGGCTAATCATGATTACAAAACTGCCTATGGAATTCTAAGTGAAATTAAGAACCCTACTCCTTTTCAGGAAACCTATTTAGGTGCAGCCTCGCATGATCACGAATTACTCCTAAACGCACACCGGCGTTTTAAATACGATCTAGGGGATCATTTTTTTGCAAAAGTCCCATTAATTTATCTTAAAAAATATAAAAAGTCTGCTTATTAA
- a CDS encoding general stress protein, translating to MPFTREYTNDENLMEAVKKLQNEGVNSKDIYVLAHDDDRTNRIAENVNANTIGFSEQDTKNFISNIFSKKGDELRTKIEAMGYSEEEAAEYEEDLDEGKVLLMVTNHGHVESLLP from the coding sequence ATGCCTTTTACACGCGAATATACCAATGATGAAAACCTCATGGAAGCTGTCAAAAAGCTTCAGAATGAAGGGGTAAACAGTAAAGACATTTATGTACTAGCGCACGATGACGACCGCACAAATCGAATTGCAGAAAACGTAAACGCAAATACAATCGGATTCTCTGAACAGGATACAAAGAACTTTATCAGCAACATATTCAGTAAGAAAGGTGACGAGCTACGCACAAAGATTGAGGCAATGGGTTATTCAGAAGAAGAAGCGGCCGAATATGAAGAAGATTTAGATGAAGGAAAAGTACTTCTCATGGTCACAAACCATGGGCATGTCGAAAGTCTATTACCATAA
- a CDS encoding AimR family lysis-lysogeny pheromone receptor, which translates to MCQEHKIIEPEQFAGIQMKNFSFLYEIYHQFLKTTSKEKATQMTKQYCLTNPPVNMDEELAYLEFMYMNGFFDDLKTFTSSDQFSSETTFLYKILLIRKQRRFTPKELNHLEQLSFSPPSIKCLHLFTLVYLYYDLKTFTGLDKFMDQCLSQISEIKEPLFYYYMKLRFNELAFQHYWKTNNTILAKKYAYKVINCTLSPETQVTMYHNLSLCYLFEGFKLSMINAQIALKKANGYGRLKDAATLRNRTIPFICAFHQQTDNISTPDPIETAHLALASNKRDKAIQILTSLKRMTPFQESYLGLALKDKKMLHQSHQRFIQENGDHFFALLPKYYLKHLI; encoded by the coding sequence ATGTGTCAAGAACATAAAATTATAGAACCAGAACAATTTGCCGGCATTCAAATGAAGAACTTTTCATTTTTATACGAAATTTACCACCAGTTTCTTAAAACTACGTCGAAAGAAAAAGCTACTCAGATGACAAAACAGTACTGCCTGACAAATCCTCCAGTAAACATGGATGAAGAACTCGCCTATCTGGAATTCATGTATATGAATGGTTTTTTCGATGATTTAAAAACCTTTACCTCATCCGATCAATTCTCCTCAGAAACAACATTCCTCTACAAAATACTGCTAATTAGAAAGCAAAGACGATTCACACCCAAAGAGTTAAACCATTTAGAACAACTCAGCTTCAGCCCCCCTTCCATTAAGTGCTTGCACTTATTCACTCTCGTTTATCTTTACTATGACTTGAAAACATTTACAGGATTGGATAAGTTCATGGACCAATGTCTTAGTCAAATAAGTGAAATAAAAGAACCTTTATTCTACTATTATATGAAATTAAGGTTTAACGAGCTCGCATTCCAGCATTACTGGAAAACCAATAATACGATTTTAGCGAAGAAATATGCTTACAAAGTTATTAACTGTACCCTCTCTCCTGAAACTCAAGTGACCATGTATCATAACTTGTCGCTGTGTTACCTATTTGAAGGATTTAAATTATCCATGATTAATGCACAAATAGCTCTAAAAAAAGCGAATGGCTATGGAAGATTAAAAGATGCCGCCACTCTAAGGAATCGCACCATCCCTTTTATCTGCGCCTTCCACCAGCAAACCGATAATATTTCCACCCCAGACCCTATAGAAACAGCTCACTTAGCATTAGCTAGTAATAAAAGAGACAAAGCGATTCAAATTTTGACATCTCTAAAGAGGATGACGCCGTTTCAGGAAAGCTATTTAGGTCTCGCCCTGAAAGACAAAAAAATGCTTCACCAGTCTCATCAGCGTTTCATTCAGGAAAATGGTGATCATTTCTTTGCCCTATTGCCTAAATATTACTTGAAACATCTCATATAA
- a CDS encoding zinc-binding dehydrogenase translates to MKALVKKELGFGNLEIQEKPIPQPGPDQVKIEVKYAGICGSDIHTYEGHYKVAAPVTLGHEFAGEIVETGEGVTEFKPGDRVTSETTYYVCGECEYCQSGDYNLCNYRKGLGTQQDGGFAKYLIARKESVHHLPDHVDYRSAAMTEPLACTYHAVAKTTIKEGDIVVVIGPGPIGLFTAQVAKSKGATVVITGLSNDRIRLEKAEELGIDYAVNVQEQDLKELVQSLTDGYGVDLVFECSGAPPAAKQGLDLLRKKGQYTQVGIFASPEVAFDLEKIIQKEIQVVGSRSQKSADWEPSLELMNDGLVDAQALVTHEYKIDQWDEAYEAIKSGKAIKVLLTPVD, encoded by the coding sequence ATGAAAGCGCTTGTTAAGAAAGAGCTCGGATTTGGGAACTTGGAAATTCAGGAGAAGCCAATACCTCAGCCCGGCCCCGATCAGGTGAAAATTGAAGTCAAATATGCCGGGATATGCGGATCTGATATTCATACGTACGAAGGTCATTATAAAGTAGCAGCTCCTGTTACCTTAGGCCATGAATTTGCCGGTGAAATTGTGGAAACAGGAGAAGGGGTCACCGAATTTAAGCCCGGAGATCGAGTCACTTCAGAAACGACGTACTATGTTTGTGGAGAATGTGAATATTGTCAGTCCGGTGACTATAACCTATGTAATTATCGAAAAGGGTTAGGCACCCAACAAGACGGCGGTTTTGCGAAATATTTAATTGCCCGCAAAGAAAGCGTCCATCACCTTCCGGACCATGTCGACTATCGCTCGGCTGCTATGACAGAGCCGTTGGCATGTACCTATCACGCAGTGGCCAAAACAACGATTAAAGAAGGAGACATCGTTGTTGTGATCGGCCCGGGACCAATCGGACTTTTCACTGCACAAGTAGCTAAAAGTAAAGGAGCTACTGTGGTGATTACCGGCCTTTCCAATGACCGCATCCGTTTAGAAAAGGCCGAAGAACTCGGAATAGACTACGCCGTTAATGTGCAGGAACAGGATCTAAAAGAGCTTGTGCAGAGCTTAACCGACGGGTACGGAGTAGATTTAGTTTTTGAGTGTTCAGGAGCACCGCCTGCAGCAAAGCAGGGGCTTGATCTATTAAGAAAGAAAGGCCAATACACCCAAGTCGGAATTTTTGCTTCCCCGGAGGTAGCGTTTGACCTAGAGAAAATTATACAAAAAGAAATTCAAGTGGTGGGCAGCCGCAGTCAAAAATCAGCAGACTGGGAGCCTTCCCTGGAACTAATGAATGACGGACTTGTAGATGCCCAGGCTCTCGTCACACATGAATACAAGATTGATCAATGGGATGAAGCATATGAAGCAATAAAGAGCGGCAAAGCCATTAAGGTGCTGCTCACTCCCGTGGATTAA
- a CDS encoding carboxymuconolactone decarboxylase family protein produces MSKEVLYQKSYFERLPELGDLAPEAFKAFVEFDQKALASGKLTAKLKEIMAIAIAHTTGCPYCIEVHVKNAKKQEVSKEEMSESILVATALKAGSAIAHAGNALNTYDENTDPVLYKKQYFNRIKEFADLAGDSFQGFIDFDQKAMKSGVLAAKEKELIAVAVAHTTGCPYCIDIHTKGAKSQGASKEEIAESIFVATALKAGSAVAHSVNALNAYED; encoded by the coding sequence ATGAGTAAAGAAGTTCTCTACCAAAAATCTTACTTTGAGCGTCTCCCTGAATTAGGAGATTTAGCTCCGGAAGCCTTTAAAGCATTTGTGGAATTTGATCAAAAAGCTCTTGCTTCGGGCAAACTTACTGCAAAGTTAAAAGAAATCATGGCTATTGCCATAGCCCATACAACTGGCTGCCCATACTGTATAGAGGTTCACGTAAAGAATGCAAAAAAACAAGAGGTTTCTAAAGAAGAAATGTCGGAAAGCATTCTAGTAGCTACCGCATTAAAAGCAGGGTCCGCTATCGCTCATGCGGGAAACGCTCTTAATACATATGACGAGAACACGGATCCTGTTCTTTATAAAAAGCAATACTTTAACCGAATCAAAGAATTTGCCGATTTAGCAGGTGATTCTTTTCAAGGTTTTATAGATTTCGATCAAAAAGCGATGAAATCAGGAGTGTTAGCAGCAAAAGAAAAAGAACTGATCGCTGTTGCTGTTGCCCACACCACCGGCTGCCCGTACTGTATCGATATTCATACAAAAGGGGCTAAAAGCCAGGGAGCATCTAAAGAAGAAATAGCGGAAAGTATTTTTGTAGCTACTGCTTTAAAAGCTGGTTCTGCAGTAGCTCATTCCGTGAACGCTTTAAACGCATATGAAGATTAA
- a CDS encoding bifunctional 2-keto-4-hydroxyglutarate aldolase/2-keto-3-deoxy-6-phosphogluconate aldolase, with protein MNKLHTLQTLQDEKLVAVIRGETSEEAEKITEGAYAGGIKIMEITYTVPNASQLIEKLAGDKERDWVIGAGTVLDEVTARMAILAGARFIVAPNFNLNVAKLCNRYQIPYIPGCYTVNEVVEAMEAGADVIKIFPGNTISPSGIKAIKGPLPQANIMPSGGVSADNLNEWLEKGAVAVSVGGSLYKDDFEDIKASAEELVQKL; from the coding sequence GTGAACAAACTTCATACTTTACAAACCTTGCAAGACGAAAAGCTGGTGGCTGTAATTCGTGGGGAAACAAGCGAAGAAGCAGAAAAAATAACTGAAGGAGCCTATGCCGGCGGTATTAAAATTATGGAGATAACTTATACTGTCCCAAACGCTTCGCAGCTCATTGAAAAACTTGCAGGTGACAAAGAACGTGACTGGGTCATTGGCGCTGGAACCGTGTTAGACGAGGTTACTGCTAGAATGGCAATACTAGCGGGAGCCCGATTCATCGTAGCACCAAACTTTAATTTAAATGTAGCCAAACTTTGCAATCGCTATCAAATCCCTTATATTCCTGGCTGCTACACGGTAAATGAAGTAGTTGAAGCAATGGAAGCCGGAGCCGATGTTATTAAAATTTTCCCTGGCAATACCATCTCTCCTTCGGGAATTAAAGCAATTAAAGGTCCATTGCCGCAAGCGAATATTATGCCATCCGGAGGAGTCAGTGCTGATAACTTAAATGAATGGCTTGAGAAAGGAGCAGTTGCTGTAAGTGTAGGCGGCAGCTTGTATAAAGACGACTTTGAAGACATTAAAGCTTCCGCTGAGGAGCTCGTTCAGAAATTATAG
- a CDS encoding galactitol-1-phosphate 5-dehydrogenase — MKALNLYAAQDLRYEETAEPVIENENDVIVKVRAAGICGSDLSRYKKLGPYVEGMTFGHEFAGEVAEVGSKVTHVKVGDRVAGCPAYYCGRCESCQKGELARCEKLTVIGARHPGAYAQLVKLPAENIIPLPDHVDYETAALIEPSSVVAHGFYRTHMNPGDEVAVIGCGSIGLLAIQWAKIFGAKTVYAIDIHDRKLAVAKEVGADELINSKDQSADEQIKKLTGGRGVDVAVESAGSPITSAQVFALPKKGGEVVFMGIPYADIQIERYYFEKIVRNELRILGSWNAISSPFPGKEWESTVHYMNTGQLNVKPMISHQLNLEQGPEIFDRIINRKENYVKVLFQPN, encoded by the coding sequence ATGAAAGCATTGAACTTATATGCTGCTCAAGACCTCCGCTATGAAGAAACGGCAGAGCCGGTTATCGAGAATGAGAATGACGTTATTGTAAAAGTGAGGGCTGCCGGTATCTGCGGATCCGATCTTTCACGTTATAAAAAACTCGGACCATATGTAGAAGGAATGACCTTTGGTCACGAATTTGCAGGAGAAGTGGCAGAAGTGGGGTCTAAGGTTACACATGTAAAAGTGGGGGATCGGGTGGCTGGCTGCCCTGCTTATTATTGTGGAAGATGTGAAAGCTGCCAGAAAGGAGAACTGGCCAGATGCGAAAAGCTTACGGTAATTGGGGCCCGCCATCCGGGAGCATACGCACAACTTGTCAAACTTCCGGCAGAAAATATTATTCCGCTTCCTGATCATGTTGATTATGAAACTGCCGCCTTGATCGAGCCTTCGTCCGTCGTCGCACATGGATTTTATCGGACCCATATGAATCCGGGAGATGAAGTCGCGGTTATCGGATGTGGAAGTATTGGCCTCCTGGCCATTCAATGGGCAAAGATATTTGGCGCCAAAACCGTATATGCGATTGACATTCATGATAGAAAGCTGGCCGTTGCTAAAGAAGTAGGTGCAGACGAGTTGATTAATTCAAAAGATCAATCAGCTGATGAGCAGATTAAGAAGCTTACAGGGGGCCGAGGTGTTGATGTAGCCGTTGAATCTGCTGGTTCTCCTATAACATCAGCCCAGGTTTTTGCCTTGCCTAAAAAAGGGGGCGAGGTCGTATTTATGGGGATACCTTACGCAGATATTCAGATTGAACGCTACTATTTTGAAAAAATCGTTCGAAATGAATTAAGAATCTTAGGTTCCTGGAACGCGATCTCCTCTCCATTTCCCGGGAAAGAGTGGGAATCAACGGTTCACTATATGAATACAGGGCAGTTAAACGTAAAGCCGATGATATCTCATCAGCTCAATTTGGAGCAGGGACCGGAGATTTTTGACAGAATTATAAACCGGAAAGAAAATTACGTGAAAGTGCTGTTTCAGCCAAATTAG
- a CDS encoding BglG family transcription antiterminator, whose product MTLSERSRIILDELVINPRVTSMDLEKKHSLTRRQLGYSFNKINQWLMEKNLPVIERTRQGHFIIDQSVFTALNTDQATELIREAEFLTEEQRIYFILMMLMSSEEEISLHHFTSELKVSKNTVLSDLKKVQSFLNDYGISFRYTRKAGYVLEGQEFQIRKLLINVTYHLSQMTGGSYWIKKLGNLKQEQINQYVGKIENVEKNLNLKFTDEKISTMPYVFLLVLRRIHRGCLVEFSSIKYEELSDTKEYLATEELFQETKEIPEQERLFMTLHLLTANVYWSEYLENNDAVPNLLPAVDQMVRQFEKSACIYLQDREQLLSKLLQHLKPAYYRIKYQLTEVIGMQDSLSKKFKELHHLLKRSSGPLEELIGQKIPESELTFITFLIGGWMTRQGDSIDEKVKAIVVCPQGVSVSRLMFNELRELFPEFIFLDSLSVRDFLNYKLDYNLVFSSTTLETEKSLFVTKPYLNKEEKYRLRKKVMLKLHGYMVDDIHVPQLIEIIKNHSVIKDERALTKELEKYIHREEDSSVTQQVNRQEANLNELITPNHITIRHSMTSWEKAVQESARPLLDKGQIEQRYVEAMVHQEERDPYIIIGKNMAIPHASPDEGVNEVGMSLLRLKKGVSFNEDYTINLIFVIAAVDKQQHIHALMQLMKLAGSERDQERLIQTGSVSEMHDILSDYSKG is encoded by the coding sequence TTGACGCTTAGCGAACGGAGCAGAATTATTCTCGATGAATTGGTCATTAATCCGAGAGTTACAAGTATGGACTTAGAGAAGAAGCACTCTTTGACCCGACGGCAGCTTGGCTATAGTTTCAATAAAATCAACCAATGGCTCATGGAGAAAAACCTTCCCGTTATTGAACGTACGAGACAAGGCCATTTCATTATTGACCAATCTGTCTTTACTGCTCTAAATACGGATCAGGCAACAGAGCTTATTCGAGAAGCTGAGTTTCTGACAGAAGAACAGCGCATCTATTTTATTTTAATGATGCTTATGAGCAGTGAAGAAGAGATTTCCCTTCATCATTTTACGAGTGAGCTTAAGGTCAGTAAAAATACGGTTCTCAGCGATCTTAAAAAAGTTCAGTCCTTCTTAAACGATTACGGCATTTCCTTTCGCTATACAAGAAAAGCCGGCTATGTTCTTGAAGGCCAGGAATTTCAAATTCGCAAGCTGCTGATCAACGTTACCTATCATTTGTCGCAGATGACAGGCGGCAGCTACTGGATAAAGAAGCTGGGGAATTTAAAGCAGGAGCAGATTAATCAGTATGTAGGAAAAATAGAAAACGTAGAAAAGAATCTGAACCTTAAGTTTACAGATGAAAAGATAAGCACCATGCCTTACGTTTTTCTGCTGGTTTTAAGAAGGATTCATAGAGGCTGTCTCGTCGAATTCTCTTCCATTAAATACGAAGAACTTTCTGATACGAAAGAATATTTGGCCACAGAAGAACTTTTTCAGGAAACTAAAGAGATTCCCGAGCAGGAACGGCTGTTTATGACGCTTCACCTGTTAACAGCCAACGTTTACTGGTCAGAGTATTTAGAGAACAATGATGCTGTTCCTAATTTGCTGCCGGCTGTCGATCAAATGGTCCGCCAATTTGAGAAAAGCGCCTGTATCTACCTGCAGGATAGAGAACAGCTTTTGAGTAAGCTTCTGCAGCATTTAAAGCCGGCCTATTATCGAATTAAATATCAGCTTACAGAAGTGATTGGCATGCAGGATTCGTTGAGTAAGAAATTTAAGGAACTGCATCACTTGCTCAAAAGGTCTTCAGGACCGCTTGAGGAATTAATTGGTCAGAAAATCCCTGAAAGTGAATTAACATTTATTACTTTTCTAATTGGCGGATGGATGACTAGACAGGGAGACAGCATTGACGAAAAGGTAAAAGCGATCGTTGTCTGTCCTCAAGGAGTGTCTGTATCTAGACTGATGTTTAATGAATTGAGGGAGTTGTTTCCAGAATTTATCTTCCTCGATTCGTTATCCGTACGGGATTTTCTGAACTATAAGCTGGATTATAATCTCGTATTCTCTTCAACAACCTTAGAGACTGAAAAAAGTTTATTTGTAACTAAACCTTATTTAAATAAGGAAGAAAAGTATCGTTTACGGAAGAAAGTGATGCTGAAGCTGCACGGTTATATGGTGGATGATATCCATGTTCCTCAATTAATCGAGATTATAAAAAATCATTCTGTTATTAAGGATGAACGAGCGTTAACGAAGGAGCTTGAAAAATATATCCATCGAGAGGAAGATTCCTCAGTAACTCAACAAGTAAACAGACAGGAAGCTAATTTGAATGAACTAATAACCCCAAACCATATTACGATCCGTCATTCCATGACTTCATGGGAAAAGGCTGTTCAAGAAAGTGCCCGACCGCTGCTGGATAAAGGACAAATTGAACAAAGATATGTAGAAGCTATGGTCCATCAGGAAGAAAGGGATCCTTATATCATTATCGGCAAAAACATGGCCATCCCTCATGCCTCTCCTGATGAAGGGGTAAATGAAGTCGGTATGAGTCTTCTCCGGTTAAAAAAGGGTGTTTCATTCAATGAAGATTACACTATAAACTTAATTTTTGTAATTGCTGCAGTAGATAAGCAGCAGCACATTCATGCATTGATGCAGCTTATGAAATTAGCAGGTTCAGAAAGAGATCAAGAACGTTTAATCCAGACTGGATCTGTTTCTGAAATGCACGATATTCTATCAGATTATTCCAAAGGATGA
- a CDS encoding PTS sugar transporter subunit IIB: MKKKQVLVACGAGIATSTVVNGAIEDMAKENNLKVDLVQIKISEVGGYEDTADLLVTTAMTKKEYPFPVINARSFLTGIGTDQTKQQILEELKK; the protein is encoded by the coding sequence ATGAAAAAGAAACAAGTATTAGTTGCATGTGGAGCAGGAATTGCTACATCTACAGTCGTAAATGGAGCTATTGAAGATATGGCTAAAGAAAATAATCTGAAAGTGGATCTCGTCCAAATTAAGATTTCTGAAGTTGGCGGCTATGAAGATACCGCTGATTTGCTTGTAACTACAGCCATGACGAAAAAGGAATATCCTTTCCCAGTGATCAATGCCCGATCTTTTCTAACAGGAATCGGAACGGACCAGACGAAGCAGCAGATTCTGGAAGAGCTGAAAAAATAA